Proteins encoded by one window of Deltaproteobacteria bacterium:
- a CDS encoding cohesin domain-containing protein: MKIIMHIKTMLIMVFLPCLLISCGGGGGGNPVAPGGGGVGQAVTVSNNNPAPGSTFTVTIAVQNEVDLEGATYELSYNHSVIEVDYVFDVSEGVASGGALAGSVVEFAGGTNNLLVSFFKNPPDTGSTFTGSGTMCVITFEAVGSGSTTISFSNIDTEYYYGDGSSRIPLLLSQSITVP, translated from the coding sequence ATGAAAATAATAATGCATATTAAAACAATGCTGATAATGGTTTTCCTGCCATGCTTGCTGATTTCATGCGGTGGCGGTGGTGGTGGAAATCCCGTTGCACCTGGTGGTGGCGGGGTCGGCCAAGCTGTTACAGTATCTAATAACAATCCAGCTCCTGGTTCCACCTTCACGGTAACAATCGCTGTGCAGAATGAAGTTGATCTGGAAGGAGCTACCTATGAGTTGAGTTATAATCACAGTGTTATAGAAGTAGATTATGTGTTCGATGTAAGTGAAGGGGTTGCCAGCGGTGGGGCTTTGGCTGGTTCAGTGGTAGAATTTGCCGGTGGAACAAATAATCTGTTGGTTTCATTTTTTAAAAATCCACCTGATACTGGATCAACATTTACCGGCAGTGGAACAATGTGTGTAATCACTTTCGAGGCAGTAGGGTCAGGGTCTACAACGATCAGTTTTAGTAATATAGATACCGAGTATTATTATGGTGATGGGAGCAGCAGAATCCCGCTCCTGTTATCACAATCGATAACGGTACCCTAA